From Toxorhynchites rutilus septentrionalis strain SRP chromosome 2, ASM2978413v1, whole genome shotgun sequence, a single genomic window includes:
- the LOC129765546 gene encoding uncharacterized protein LOC129765546 — protein MAKLIEKFWRLEEACFQDWEPKQHDECEAESHFRTTLEIAPDGRYITRMPLRGEPSSLGDSYQQAYRRFTSLEQRLKRNADLYKEYRAFMNEYETLGHMVPVTTEDFHKVKYFIPHSCVVKPDSTSTKVRVVFDASAKTSTGVSLNDIQIVGPTIQKDLFDLLIDFKTHNDVLVADIAKMYRQIHIAYTDTWLQCILWRDSPNDQLKAYRLTTVTYGEASSSFLACRALHEAAEDYRSVNPRIADTIQRSFYVDNLMIGASNADELTETKREIEHALSLHGFPLRKWASNNASVLEGIPEKDLEPLIQVGDQEVIKTLGIAWNPKTDVFQFISTKNIGETYEALTKRQMVSKILRLYDPIGLIQPVIITAKILMQELWTYNVSWDDDVPDQALSSWKKFEASLVELSKIEIPRMSTPSHTIALDLHGFSDASEKAYGCVIYLHAINLKGEESTNLLCSKSRVAPLKKVTLPRLELLAAALLAELTAKIKSILAGRISSEYYYSDSQVALSWIKSSNTRWGTFIRNRVQKIHSTTNPEHWKYISTKENPADMVSRGIPVRKLREAKLEFWLHGPECIRRRQYYLQSGYEYTAAAEQEEIKEPITRLVAATGKACEDLIAKYPHHHTHDKTVRHFAWLCRAINNMKKVNKDTGIRNEKRSGPLTTTELNEGLTLVVRIMQATIYPNEVAELRKTGKVPTKGPFQHLNAIVRNGVIHVTGRLHNAEMPISQKNPILIPKSHPFSRVIIQKIHEDRFHAGTDLVINEFRQRFWMRDLRRTVQGVIQRCILCAKARPRRLQQRMGQLPSPRVNESVAFTHTGVDLCGPFEVYLNQKSKCKTTAYACIFICFATKAVHLEVVEDQSTAAFISALLRFTSVRGIPEVIYSDNGRNFVGASRELNRLRRIYNNEVFQNKLVDIAATHRIRFSFIPPRSPSFGGLWEANIKVAKRLFSAAARGAQLNIMELQTLFYQVAAIMNSRPLTPVYTTPDSPTAITPGHFLIARPMLAVPIPTQSEDGSNLTTRWKRVQSQLEQFWRRWRDEYLHQLRDYAKWTKQQANVKVGQIVLIGDDHLPVARWPMGIVTQIHPGDDGVVRVAVVRTATGIYKRNVRTLAPLPVEEHTIQPIIEEYDNTADNEQQSQAEAIELEDDPPPQAPQMIWDGRLRPRPKGGRKWKYTKSDWVTTL, from the coding sequence ATGGCCAAACTCATAGAGAAGTTTTGGCGTCTTGAAGAAGCGTGCTTTCAAGACTGGGAACCAAAGCAACATGACGAATGCGAGGCGGAAAGTCACTTCCGCACAACGTTAGAGATCGCTCCCGACGGGAGATACATTACACGAATGCCCCTACGGGGGGAGCCGTCATCGTTAGGCGACTCTTATCAACAAGCATATAGAAGATTCACATCGCTTGAGCAAAGGCTCAAGCGGAATGCAGACCTGTACAAAGAGTACAGGGCATTCATGAATGAATATGAAACACTGGGACATATGGTACCAGTCACCACAGAAGACTTTCACAAAGTAAAGTATTTCATCCCTCACTCGTGTGTGGTGAAACCAGATTCAACATCCACCAAGGTTAGGGTGGTGTTCGACGCAAGTGCAAAGACGTCAACCGGAGTATCCCTGAACGATATACAAATCGTGGGACCAACCATTCAAAAGGACTTATTTGATCTGCTAATTGATTTCAAGACGCACAACGACGTGCTAGTAGCAGATATTGCAAAGATGTACAGACAAATTCACATCGCATACACAGACACTTGGTTACAATGTATTTTGTGGCGCGACAGCCCCAATGATCAATTGAAAGCGTATAGACTGACGACTGTCACATATGGTGAAGCGTCTTCATCATTCTTGGCCTGTAGGGCACTACACGAAGCAGCTGAAGATTATCGGTCGGTAAATCCGAGAATTGCCGACACCATTCAACGATCGTTCTAtgttgacaatctaatgattggAGCGTCCAACGCAGATGAACTGACGGAGACGAAACGAGAAATAGAGCATGCATTGTCACTTCATGGATTTCCACTTCGAAAGTGGGCATCAAACAACGCAAGCGTACTGGAAGGAATTCCAGAGAAAGACTTGGAACCATTGATCCAAGTTGGTGACCAAGAGGTCATAAAGACATTGGGGATAGCCTGGAACCCCAAAACAGACGTGTTCCAGTTCATCAGTACGAAAAACATAGGTGAAACATACGAAGCGCTCACAAAGCGACAGATGGTCTCGAAGATTTTGAGACTGTATGACCCAATCGGATTGATACAACCTGTAATCATTACAGCTAAAATATTGATGCAAGAATTGTGGACTTATAACGTCAGCTGGGACGATGATGTTCCAGATCAAGCACTAAGCTCATGGAAGAAGTTCGAAGCTTCATTAGTGGAGCTCAGCAAGATAGAAATACCTCGGATGTCGACTCCGAGTCATACGATCGCACTAGATTTACACGGATTCAGTGACGCCTCCGAAAAGGCTTATGGATGCGTCATTTACTTACATGCAATCAACTTAAAAGGAGAAGAGAGTACGAATCTCTTATGTTCGAAATCGAGAGTGGCGCCTTTGAAGAAGGTCACTCTGCCCCGTCTGGAACTCTTGGCGGCGGCACTTCTAGCAGAACTAACTGCTAAAATAAAGAGCATTCTGGCCGGTCGAATCTCGTCGGAATATTACTACAGTGATTCACAAGTAGCGCTaagttggatcaaatcttcaaatacACGTTGGGGAACCTTCATTAGAAATAGAGTGCAGAAGATACACTCCACCACGAATCCAGAGcattggaaatatatatctaCGAAAGAAAATCCGGCTGATATGGTTTCGAGAGGAATTCCAGTCAGAAAATTACGCGAAGCAAAACTAGAATTTTGGTTACACGGACCGGAATGTATACGAAGAAGACAATATTATCTGCAGAGCGGCTACGAATACACTGCTGCTGCAGAACAGGAAGAGATTAAAGAACCAATAACACGATTGGTAGCAGCAACAGGAAAGGCATGCGAAGACTTAATCGCAAAATACCCGCACCATCACACTCATGACAAAACAGTAAGACACTTTGCATGGCTGTGTAGAGCCATAAACAATATGAAGAAGGTCAATAAAGACACAGGCATCAGAAACGAAAAGAGATCGGGCCCACTCACCACCACTGAATTGAATGAAGGACTAACACTCGTAGTCCGAATTATGCAAGCCACTATTTATCCAAATGAAGTAGCGGAATTACGAAAAACTGGGAAGGTGCCTACGAAAGGACCTTTCCAGCATCTCAACGCAATCGTCAGAAATGGAGTCATACATGTCACAGGGAGACTCCACAATGCAGAAATGCCCATCTCACAAAAGAATCCAATATTGATTCCCAAATCGCACCCATTTTCGAGggtaataattcaaaaaatacatgaGGATAGATTTCACGCCGGAACAGATCTGGTAATAAACGAATTTCGACAAAGATTTTGGATGAGGGATCTCCGAAGGACCGTACAAGGAGTCATTCAACGATGCATCTTATGTGCCAAAGCGCGGCCCAGACGTTTACAGCAACGAATGGGACAACTGCCCTCGCCCAGGGTAAATGAATCAGTAGCGTTCACTCACACGGGAGTGGACTTATGTGGGCCATTCGAAGTATATCtcaatcaaaaatcgaaatgcAAGACCACAGCATATGCTTGCATCTTCATATGTTTTGCGACCAAAGCAGTTCACCTAGAAGTCGTCGAAGATCAGTCGACGGCAGCGTTCATATCAGCACTTCTCCGTTTCACATCAGTGAGGGGAATACCCGAGGTTATTTACTCCGACAATGGGCGGAACTTTGTCGGGGCCAGCAGAGAACTCAATCGTTTACGAAGAATATATAacaatgaagtttttcaaaacaaattagttGATATTGCGGCAACTCACAGAataagattttcattcattccacCCCGAAGCCCCAGCTTTGGAGGACTTTGGGAAGCGAACATAAAGGTAGCCAAGCGGCTCTTTAGTGCAGCGGCCAGAGGAGCACAGCTAAACATCATGGAATTGCAGACACTGTTCTACCAAGTGGCCGCAATAATGAATTCGCGACCACTCACACCTGTTTACACGACGCCAGATTCACCGACCGCGATCACACCCGGTCATTTTTTGATAGCACGCCCAATGCTAGCCGTGCCCATCCCTACGCAGAGTGAGGATGGAAGCAATCTCACAACCAGATGGAAACGAGTACAATCGCAGCTCGAACAATTTTGGAGAAGATGGAGAGACGAGTATCTCCACCAGTTACGTGATTATGCAAAATGGACCAAGCAACAAGCCAACGTTAAGGTAGGCCAAATCGTATTGATCGGAGACGATCACCTTCCCGTAGCAAGGTGGCCTATGGGAATTGTCACACAAATACACCCTGGAGATGATGGAGTAGTCCGAGTGGCAGTAGTGCGAACCGCTACCGGAATTTACAAACGCAACGTGCGAACACTTGCTCCTCTACCAGTCGAGGAGCACACCATTCAACCCATTATAGAAGAGTATGACAACACAGCTGATAACGAACAGCAATCTCAAGCCGAAGCAATCGAACTAGAAGACGATCCCCCTCCCCAAGCACCCCAAATGATTTGGGACGGTAGACTACGCCCTCGTCCCAAAGGGGGGAGAAAATGGAAGTACACGAAATCAGATTGGGTGACGaccctatga